The proteins below come from a single Callospermophilus lateralis isolate mCalLat2 unplaced genomic scaffold, mCalLat2.hap1 Scaffold_43, whole genome shotgun sequence genomic window:
- the LOC143389053 gene encoding uncharacterized protein C12orf71 homolog, whose translation MEDSSSRSNCPDMEHSISKSISNQSVSVSYFPHEDSIECEDTVPCEELTSEGFPCHFLPPVQGGWGTKSVKRPMGRRNQIQDNPEELGEEAIIEVLDAYLGCHHEDSVGNAMSEDNQRMDQCPQRRTNQTLWDLDDLMKNLKAFLDNEKDDKDHDTVVSNSQEEDLQLSNRISPHMDQVSHQEHEACQDLPPCCPPEDRDIDQFLEMPPGLEDDEIVEVSTELPHCRARHGPSVGCQVGQHGVPAPAVKQRWTPVSAQICNRIRMTVRKGAEPGTRCGENAKEQ comes from the coding sequence ATGGAAGACTCATCTTCCAGAAGCAACTGCCCTGACATGGAGCACAGCATTTCGAAATCCATATCCAACCAGAGTGTCTCAGTGAGCTATTTCCCTCATGAGGACAGCATTGAGTGTGAGGATACCGTACCCTGTGAAGAGTTGACTTCTGAGGGTTTTCCCTGCCACTTCCTCCCTCCTGTCCAAGGGGGATGGGGAACCAAAAGTGTAAAGAGACCCATGGGGAGGCGAAATCAAATTCAGGACAACCCAGAGGAACTTGGCGAAGAAGCCATCATTGAGGTCTTGGATGCCTATCTGGGCTGCCACCATGAAGACTCAGTAGGTAATGCTATGAGTGAAGACAACCAGAGGATGGACCAGTGCCCACAGAGGAGGACCAACCAGACCCTCTGGGACCTAGATGATCTAATGAAAAATCTTAAGGCCTTTCTAGACAATGAGAAAGATGACAAGGACCATGACACTGTGGTCTCTAATTCTCAGGAGGAAGATCTCCAGCTGTCCAACAGGATCTCTCCCCATATGGATCAGGTCAGTCATCAAGAACATGAAGCTTGTCAGGACTTACCCCCGTGTTGCCCACCAGAAGACAGAGACATTGACCAGTTTCTGGAAATGCCTCCTGGGCTTGAGGATGATGAAATTGTTGAGGTGAGCACAGAGCTGCCTCACTGCAGAGCAAGGCATGGGCCCAGTGTGGGGTGCCAGGTTGGACAGCATGGAGTCCCCGCACCTGCTGTGAAGCAGAGGTGGACCCCAGTGTCTGCGCAGATTTGCAATAGGATAAGGATGACAGTAAGGAAAGGAGCCGAGCCGGGGACGAGGTGTGGGGAAAATGCCAAGGAGCAGTGA